Proteins found in one Balneolaceae bacterium genomic segment:
- a CDS encoding metallophosphoesterase: MITIFHIADLHLGRTFRNHPEAQDTLSSARYETLQKTVKQANKIKADIFVIAGDLFDRTSINVGDIRTAVQAINQV; the protein is encoded by the coding sequence ATGATAACCATCTTTCACATCGCCGACCTGCACCTGGGCCGAACCTTCCGCAATCATCCGGAAGCCCAGGATACTCTATCCAGTGCGAGATATGAGACGCTTCAAAAAACAGTCAAGCAAGCGAATAAGATAAAAGCCGATATCTTCGTCATAGCCGGTGATCTGTTTGACAGAACGTCCATAAATGTTGGGGATATCCGAACGGCCGTCCAGGCGATCAATCAAGTTTGA
- a CDS encoding putative DNA binding domain-containing protein: protein MPLPINIEKLIKGQVVETERIEYKTGWNPEDVIHTMCAFANDIHNLGGGYIVIGVEEKDGVPQLPPVGLQEKQLDAIQKKLVELSNLIQPAYFGVSDVAEIQGKNVFVLYCPGGDNRPYSAPVSLSKKRKDHSYWIRRYNSTVQANQQEKKTLFELAAKIPFDDRINHQATVQDLKLSLIKEFLQDVGSPLFEQADSIPFPELCRQMQIVKGSDEQLKPINAGLLLFNEHPEQFFPVTQIDVVIYKDEVGDRFSEKIFKGPIHKQLLDALEYINTNVIHEEVRKVQGRAEANRFYNYPYAAIEEVLANAVYHKSYELRNPIEVNIRPNQIEVLSFPGPLPPVNNEMLKKKRIVSREYRNRRIGDFLKELQLTEGRATGFPKIYDAMKRNGSPEPTFETDDDRTYFLAVLPVHPEVKMRGEAGGEVRGEAGGQAHEISLNDTEKAILKHLEQGPSSAEELANELGLKSRSGFFTRTLRGLMKDGFIEYIYPESPRHPDQKYRLKKS, encoded by the coding sequence ATGCCCCTCCCCATCAACATAGAAAAACTCATCAAAGGCCAGGTAGTGGAAACCGAGCGCATTGAATATAAAACAGGATGGAATCCGGAGGATGTAATCCACACCATGTGTGCCTTTGCGAATGACATCCATAACCTGGGTGGGGGTTACATTGTCATCGGTGTGGAGGAAAAAGACGGGGTTCCACAATTGCCGCCGGTTGGACTTCAGGAAAAGCAGTTGGATGCCATTCAAAAGAAATTGGTGGAACTGAGCAATCTCATTCAACCGGCCTATTTTGGGGTATCCGATGTCGCTGAAATACAGGGGAAGAATGTTTTTGTTTTATATTGCCCCGGTGGGGACAATCGCCCCTATTCGGCTCCGGTTTCACTTTCCAAAAAACGGAAAGATCACAGCTATTGGATCAGGCGGTACAACTCGACCGTACAGGCCAATCAGCAGGAGAAGAAAACGTTGTTTGAGCTGGCCGCAAAAATTCCGTTTGATGACCGGATCAATCATCAGGCTACGGTTCAGGATCTGAAATTGTCTTTGATCAAAGAGTTTTTGCAAGATGTGGGAAGTCCGCTTTTTGAGCAAGCAGATTCTATTCCGTTCCCGGAGTTATGCAGACAAATGCAGATCGTAAAAGGTTCGGACGAGCAGTTGAAACCGATCAATGCCGGTCTCCTGTTGTTTAACGAGCACCCCGAACAGTTTTTTCCAGTCACACAGATTGATGTGGTGATCTACAAAGACGAAGTGGGTGATCGATTCTCCGAAAAAATTTTCAAGGGGCCCATTCACAAACAACTGTTGGATGCACTTGAGTATATCAACACCAATGTGATCCACGAAGAGGTGAGAAAAGTACAGGGGCGTGCCGAAGCCAACCGGTTTTACAACTATCCCTATGCGGCCATTGAAGAAGTGCTGGCGAATGCAGTTTATCATAAAAGTTACGAATTGCGCAACCCGATTGAGGTGAATATTCGGCCAAACCAGATCGAAGTACTCAGCTTCCCCGGTCCGCTGCCTCCGGTGAATAATGAGATGCTAAAGAAGAAACGCATTGTCTCCCGTGAATATCGCAACAGGCGGATTGGAGACTTTTTGAAAGAGCTTCAACTCACCGAAGGCCGTGCCACCGGATTCCCCAAGATCTATGATGCCATGAAGCGAAACGGTTCCCCGGAACCTACATTCGAAACCGATGATGATCGCACCTATTTCCTGGCGGTTTTACCGGTTCATCCGGAAGTAAAAATGAGGGGCGAAGCTGGGGGCGAAGTTAGGGGCGAAGCTGGGGGCCAAGCTCATGAAATAAGCCTTAATGATACGGAAAAGGCTATTTTAAAGCATTTAGAGCAGGGGCCAAGCTCAGCAGAAGAATTGGCAAATGAATTAGGATTAAAAAGCAGAAGCGGATTCTTTACAAGAACACTAAGAGGGTTGATGAAGGACGGATTTATTGAATATATATACCCGGAAAGCCCCAGACACCCCGACCAAAAGTATAGATTAAAAAAATCATGA
- a CDS encoding AAA family ATPase, whose translation MRRILEYYFNILGNLDYGVEAIDKFEGDEKLICKSLIGWINDGSHFINDDLAVTVDSSDIEKYMKVFKDIFYKWITAVTMK comes from the coding sequence ATGCGTAGAATTTTGGAGTACTACTTCAACATCCTTGGTAATTTAGATTATGGTGTGGAAGCCATTGATAAATTTGAAGGTGATGAAAAGTTGATATGTAAATCCCTGATTGGTTGGATAAATGATGGTTCTCACTTTATAAATGATGATTTAGCAGTTACTGTGGATTCAAGTGATATAGAAAAATACATGAAGGTTTTTAAAGATATCTTTTACAAATGGATCACGGCAGTCACTATGAAATGA
- a CDS encoding AAA family ATPase codes for MIKKIELANVATFKDLETFEPNIINYLFGGNGTGKTTIGKVIYNCDSHSECSINWSLNPTETIIYNKDFVEKNFSQSESIKGIFTLGKNSTEVKQKLEDARGKVDELTEKIQSIKEHIEKNEIEFKEKEENYIERAWSVKDKYMEHFKPAYRGYLGSKKSFFEKCLNESTNESDLLEEQKIIEKCDQVFSESLSRYNEIKNSDFSKLIDLQQSKVLREKIIGKEDLEIGKLIRKLNNSDWVKEGLGYLDHSNEVCPFCQQSVADNLRSEIESFFDESYRRKIDTLEKSGMSIT; via the coding sequence ATGATAAAAAAAATAGAATTAGCTAACGTCGCTACTTTTAAAGATTTAGAAACGTTTGAGCCGAACATTATTAACTATCTATTCGGGGGAAATGGTACAGGAAAAACTACAATAGGTAAAGTAATCTATAATTGTGATTCTCATTCAGAATGTAGTATTAATTGGTCATTAAACCCAACTGAAACAATAATTTATAATAAAGACTTTGTTGAAAAAAATTTTAGCCAAAGTGAATCTATCAAAGGCATTTTTACACTTGGGAAAAACTCAACTGAAGTAAAACAAAAGTTAGAAGATGCAAGGGGAAAAGTTGATGAACTTACTGAAAAGATTCAAAGTATTAAGGAGCATATTGAAAAAAATGAAATAGAGTTCAAAGAGAAAGAAGAGAATTATATTGAGAGGGCATGGAGTGTTAAGGATAAATACATGGAGCATTTCAAGCCTGCCTACCGAGGATATTTAGGCAGCAAAAAATCATTCTTTGAAAAATGTTTGAATGAGTCTACAAATGAATCAGATTTACTAGAAGAACAAAAAATTATTGAAAAATGTGACCAGGTGTTTTCAGAATCATTATCAAGGTACAATGAAATCAAAAATTCAGACTTCTCTAAGCTTATAGATTTACAACAAAGCAAAGTTCTTCGTGAAAAAATTATTGGCAAAGAAGATTTAGAAATTGGGAAATTAATAAGAAAGTTAAATAATAGTGATTGGGTAAAGGAGGGTTTAGGCTATTTGGATCATTCTAATGAAGTGTGTCCATTCTGTCAGCAGAGTGTTGCTGATAATCTAAGATCTGAAATTGAAAGTTTTTTTGACGAGTCTTATCGTAGGAAGATTGATACTTTAGAAAAATCAGGAATGAGTATCACTTAG
- a CDS encoding reverse transcriptase domain-containing protein, producing MDITESHINIIKEQFNEMHSLEDLLSLLNLINSFLYGNKARPIQIKSLTYYSSPRKVTDSSKEFKIPKKSGGFRTIHAPKGGLKSIQRSIAILLQSLFEPHPAATGFVDNKSIVDNARAHVDKEFVFNIDLKDFFPSIDKPRFWKRIQYSPFNLNKRNRQNRIGKSYCRYLFYKFRSGTKTKWAVDKG from the coding sequence ATGGATATAACAGAATCACATATTAACATCATTAAAGAGCAATTCAATGAAATGCACTCTTTAGAAGATTTACTCTCTCTATTAAATTTGATAAATAGTTTCCTGTACGGAAATAAGGCTCGCCCTATACAAATCAAATCACTTACATACTACTCAAGTCCCAGAAAGGTTACCGATTCATCTAAAGAGTTTAAAATACCTAAGAAATCAGGAGGCTTTCGGACAATACATGCTCCTAAAGGAGGTTTGAAAAGTATTCAAAGATCGATTGCAATACTTCTTCAATCTCTTTTTGAACCACATCCAGCTGCTACCGGATTTGTTGATAATAAATCGATAGTTGATAACGCCAGAGCTCATGTTGACAAAGAATTTGTTTTCAATATCGATTTAAAGGATTTCTTTCCTTCAATAGATAAACCTCGCTTCTGGAAACGAATACAATATTCTCCATTTAATTTGAATAAAAGAAACAGACAGAATCGAATTGGCAAATCGTATTGCAGGTATCTGTTTTACAAATTTAGAAGTGGAACGAAAACAAAATGGGCAGTGGATAAAGGTTAA
- a CDS encoding replication protein: protein MSDLSGSEFKVLMTICRSTYGFHKKRDKISISQMVDATGLAKSTVINALQKLIRKKIIKKNENVVPHEYLVVESDPQDLDGPKKQPDSVQKSNQKLVRKPDTQKKASKEKKDTTISSSEFSEKLIRIAEYWNNLFYFQILKHHSDLLNDIEQSLHEFSEKELKKAMTNRSGAKFYENRYGLKHNPKCFFPYPDTIRADLHRTPADLFEYEQMIDRVTSGQNEQSDFERLPGIKDDRDRAMWRLKS, encoded by the coding sequence ATCAGCGATCTGTCGGGCAGTGAGTTTAAAGTTTTAATGACGATCTGCAGGTCAACCTATGGATTTCATAAAAAACGGGATAAAATCTCGATCAGCCAGATGGTCGATGCCACCGGGTTAGCTAAGAGCACGGTCATCAATGCGCTACAAAAACTGATCCGGAAGAAAATCATAAAAAAGAATGAGAACGTGGTGCCCCATGAGTACCTGGTAGTAGAATCGGACCCACAAGATTTGGACGGTCCGAAAAAACAACCCGATTCGGTCCAAAAATCAAACCAAAAGCTGGTTCGAAAACCGGACACACAAAAGAAAGCTTCCAAAGAAAAGAAAGATACTACTATTAGTAGTAGTGAATTTTCTGAAAAATTGATTCGTATCGCAGAGTACTGGAACAACTTGTTCTATTTTCAAATTTTAAAGCATCATTCCGATCTGCTCAACGACATTGAACAATCTTTACATGAATTTTCAGAAAAAGAGCTTAAAAAAGCGATGACCAACCGTTCAGGTGCCAAATTTTATGAAAATCGCTATGGACTCAAGCATAATCCAAAGTGTTTCTTTCCCTATCCGGACACGATCAGAGCCGATCTGCACCGAACTCCGGCAGATCTGTTTGAATATGAACAGATGATAGACAGAGTTACCAGCGGCCAAAATGAACAATCAGATTTTGAGAGGCTTCCTGGTATAAAAGACGACCGCGACAGGGCGATGTGGAGGCTGAAATCGTAG
- a CDS encoding tyrosine-type recombinase/integrase, producing the protein MASLKKRGDIYYIRFFRKINGKRERKAFSLGTTLKREAEKLRIEFEDKYIRGEIDPFNGWTPQKEAEKKREKLKGRYISLHKAAKKFVAQRSQANATTKENYRKHLDMLKKKLGKTMPVTQIYESDIREFCFRSDLAPATQASYLRHLKVFFNWLYERDIIKENIVKNIKAPRIPQKITQKTISRKQLNKVFKAFDKFYKIQEKEGAVTKPHQKRLWFKPMINTIYYCGLRAKEAVNLKWTDVDLTGNPNDPKDYGRIYITNTDDNTTKSGKERVIPIRKPLKPWLEQWHKDQGEPSDGYVFPSSTGLNRYHGMDPGALSKSFKKFVKKASKVPNTVTLHGLRHSCATDLLRKGVPIHIVQKIMGHSSVHVTQIYEHLDQNDITNAIKGIE; encoded by the coding sequence ATGGCCAGTCTTAAGAAAAGAGGTGATATCTATTACATCCGTTTCTTTAGAAAAATAAATGGAAAAAGAGAACGAAAGGCGTTCAGTTTAGGAACTACACTCAAAAGGGAAGCCGAAAAGCTGCGGATAGAATTTGAAGACAAATATATTCGGGGCGAGATCGATCCCTTTAATGGCTGGACTCCTCAGAAAGAAGCAGAAAAGAAACGGGAGAAATTAAAAGGCCGCTATATTTCACTTCATAAAGCTGCAAAAAAATTCGTTGCACAACGAAGCCAGGCAAACGCGACTACCAAGGAAAATTACCGCAAACATTTGGATATGTTGAAGAAGAAACTGGGAAAAACCATGCCGGTAACTCAGATTTATGAATCGGATATCCGCGAGTTTTGTTTTCGGTCTGATCTGGCCCCTGCTACCCAGGCCAGTTACCTCCGGCATCTCAAAGTCTTTTTTAACTGGCTCTATGAACGCGACATCATAAAAGAAAACATCGTCAAAAACATCAAAGCTCCCCGAATTCCGCAGAAAATTACACAAAAAACGATCTCAAGAAAGCAACTGAATAAAGTGTTTAAGGCGTTTGATAAATTCTATAAAATCCAGGAGAAAGAAGGAGCCGTCACCAAACCTCATCAAAAACGGTTGTGGTTTAAGCCGATGATCAATACGATCTACTATTGCGGACTCAGGGCAAAGGAGGCGGTTAATCTAAAATGGACTGACGTTGATTTGACTGGGAATCCAAACGATCCAAAGGATTACGGGCGTATTTACATTACAAATACAGATGATAACACCACAAAATCCGGTAAAGAACGCGTCATACCGATCCGCAAGCCTCTAAAACCTTGGTTAGAGCAATGGCATAAAGACCAGGGCGAACCGAGTGACGGATATGTATTTCCCAGTTCGACAGGACTGAATCGATATCATGGAATGGACCCCGGAGCACTGTCGAAATCCTTTAAGAAATTTGTGAAGAAGGCCTCCAAGGTTCCAAACACCGTAACTCTGCATGGATTACGCCATTCTTGCGCAACGGACCTGCTGAGAAAAGGAGTTCCCATCCATATTGTTCAAAAAATTATGGGACACTCATCGGTCCATGTAACTCAAATTTATGAACATCTGGATCAGAACGATATTACGAATGCGATAAAGGGGATTGAATAA